A genomic region of Alnus glutinosa chromosome 11, dhAlnGlut1.1, whole genome shotgun sequence contains the following coding sequences:
- the LOC133881084 gene encoding uncharacterized protein LOC133881084: protein MSTQKDRIEKLETDVHEIRASIQNLERSWKEISDRSAKEKESQERSMQMNITRAVQEALATFAKKQGEPPYHPEKEKEKEKEDSAEGSNPRFSHHRDHRGDGQHFRPMKMEFPKFRGDDPIIWLDRSTQFFEFQATAEEQKVTLAAFYLEGEANQWWQWVKKIYQAEDKLITWAILEKELLARFGPTEYEDYDEALSRVKQKGSLREYQKEFEKLANRVVGWPQKALIGTFLGRLKADISADVRKFKPRTLCETIEFARMREDELAHSKKSPYADTSKYNPKTSWGSSTTSTVNSSSKTSAQPAVKKISWEEMQKRREKGLCFNCNDRYVPGHRCAVPHVFIIEADPEEEVEPEIDAEETEGGQVPQISLHALTGYTGPKTMRVSAQIGVRKILVLIDSGSTHNFVDHKIAKTLGLPITPTTAFWVTVANGEHLSCKEKYVDVKLQVQGLTFTVTLFSLPLTGLDVVLGVQWLEKLGPVVCDWGRLSMTITRDNRQFEILASAEKQGQAISNSMLTREVLNGGEVFAIAVRTIQGAEAYQLAPEIRRILADFQQVLEEPIALPPARDFDHRIALKEGAGPVNVRPYRYAHF from the coding sequence atgTCGACCCAGAAGGACCGCATTGAGAAGTTGGAGACCGACGTGCATGAGATCCGTGCATCTATACAGAATTTGGAACGATCGTGGAAAGAAATTTCTGATCGATCAGCAAAGGAGAAGGAGAGCCAAGAACGGTCAATGCAGATGAACATCACCCGAGCAGTACAGGAGGCTTTGGCCACATTTGCAAAGAAGCAAGGGGAACCACCGTACCATccagagaaggagaaggagaaggagaaggaggacAGTGCAGAGGGCTCTAATCCGCGGTTTAGTCACCATCGTGACCACCGAGGAGACGGGCAGCACTTTCGGCCTATGAAGATGGAATTTCCTAAATTCCGGGGAGATGATCCTATCATTTGGTTGGATCGTAGCACTCAATTCTTCGAGTTTCAAGCCACAGCAGAGGAGCAAAAGGTAACACTTGCAGCTTTTTATTTGGAAGGTGAGGCAAACCAATGGTGGCAGTGGGTAAAAAAGATTTATCAAGCGGAAGACAAACTTATCACATGGGCCATCCTTGAGAAGGAATTATTGGCTAGGTTTGGTCCAACCGAGTATGAAGACTATGACGAGGCCCTATCTCGTGTCAAACAGAAAGGCAGCCTGCGAGAATATCAGAAAGAGTTTGAAAAGTTGGCCAATCGCGTGGTGGGATGGCCACAAAAGGCGTTGATCGGCACCTTCTTAGGCAGGTTAAAGGCCGACATCTCGGCTGATGTCCGAAAATTCAAGCCACGAACACTCTGCGAGACCATTGAATTTGCGCGAATGCGGGAGGATGAGCTGGCCCATTCGAAGAAGAGTCCATACGCAGACACGTCAAAGTATAACCCAAAGACATCATGGGGTAGCAGCACCACGTCAACAGTGAATTCCAGTTCTAAAACTTCAGCACAACCAgcagtaaaaaaaatttcatgggAAGAAATGCAGAAGAGAAGGGAGAAAGGTTTATGCTTCAACTGCAATGATAGGTATGTACCAGGACACCGTTGTGCAGTCCCACATGTGTTCATCATTGAAGCTGATCCAGAGGAGGAAGTGGAACCTGAGATTGATGCTGAAGAAACAGAAGGGGGACAAGTTCCTCAAATTTCACTCCATGCTCTAACAGGTTATACAGGACCCAAGACAATGAGGGTCTCTGCTCAAATAGGAGTTCGAAAAATCCTAGTCCTTATCGACAGTGGGTCTACCCACAATTTTGTTGATCACAAAATTGCCAAAACACTTGGACTACCGATCACTCCAACCACAGCATTCTGGGTGACCGTAGCTAATGGGGAGCACTTATCATGCAAGGAAAAGTATGTAGATGTGAAGTTACAGGTGCAGGGATTGACCTTTACGGTGACCCTATTTTCTCTTCCATTAACAGGGCTGGATGTTGTTTTGGGGGTCCAATGGCTGGAAAAATTGGGTCCAGTAGTGTGTGATTGGGGACGTCTATCCATGACCATCACGCGAGATAACCGGCAGTTTGAAATCTTGGCGTCAGCCGAGAAGCAGGGACAGGCCATTAGCAATTCTATGCTAACCCGGGAAGTGCTCAATGGGGGAGAAGTTTTTGCCATTGCAGTCCGAACAATCCAAGGGGCTGAAGCGTACCAACTTGCACCTGAAATACGACGGATACTCGCTGATTTTCAGCAAGTTTTGGAGGAACCTATAGCCTTACCGCCAGCTAGGGACTTCGATCATCGGATTGCCCTTAAAGAAGGAGCGGGGCCTGTCAACGTCAGGCCTTATAGGTACGctcatttttag